The following are from one region of the Theropithecus gelada isolate Dixy chromosome 6, Tgel_1.0, whole genome shotgun sequence genome:
- the C6H5orf15 gene encoding keratinocyte-associated transmembrane protein 2 — MAAVVLKRMRGSEQAKLLPGSAIQALAGLARPLVLALLLVSAALSSVVSQTDSPSPTVLNSDISTPNVNALTHENQTKPSISQISTTLPPTTSTKKSGGASVAPHPSPTPLSQEEADNNEDPSIEEEDLLMLNSSPSTAKDTLDNGDYGEPDYDWTTGPRDDDESDDTLEENRGYMEIEQSVKSFKMPSSNIEEEDSHFFFHLIIFAFCIAVVYITYHNKRKIFLLVQSRKWCDGLCSKTVEYHRLDQNVNEAMPSLKITNDYIF, encoded by the exons ATGGCCGCTGTCGTCCTGAAGAGGATGAGGGGGTCAGAACAAGCGAAACTGCTGCCCGGGTCGGCCATCCAAGCCCTTGCGGGGTTGGCGCGGCCGCTGGTCTTGGCGCTCCTGCTTGTGTCCGCTGCTCTATCCAGTG TTGTATCACAGACTGATTCACCGAGCCCAACTGTACTCAACTCAGATATTTCTACCCCAAATGTGAATGCTTTAACAcatgaaaaccaaaccaaaccttcTATTTCCCAAATCAGTACCACCCTCCCTCCCACAACGAGTACCAAGAAAAGTGGAGGAGCATCTGTGGCCCCTCATCCCTCGCCTACTCCCCTGTCTCAAGAGGAAGCTGATAACAATGAAGATCCTAGTATAGAGGAGGAGGATCTTCTCATGCTGAACAGTTCTCCATCCACAGCCAAAGACACTCTAGACAATGGCGATTACGGAGAACCAGACTATGACTGGACCACGGGCCCCAGGGACGACGACGAGTCTGATGACACCTTGGAAGAAAACAGGggttacatggaaattgaacagtCAGTGAAATCTTTTAAGATGCCATCCTCAAATATAGAAGAGGAAGAcagccatttcttttttcatcttattatttttgctttttgcattGCTGTTGTTTACATTACATATCACAACAAAAGGAAg atttttcttctGGTTCAAAGCAGGAAATGGTGTGATGGCCTTTGTTCCAAAACAGTGGAATACCATCGCCTAGATCAGAATGTTAATGAGGCAATGCCTTCTTTGAAGATTACCAatgattatattttctaa